Proteins found in one Candidatus Neomarinimicrobiota bacterium genomic segment:
- a CDS encoding lysoplasmalogenase, with protein MQILFAAITLSGVIHIWSDHNNRNIVSIIFKPLTMLLIISILFHTTISFEGYGLYILLGLVFSLLGDIMLLKPWYKFELGLGAFLIGHIFYIIGFTSINGFNDDILPLLPFVAFVIWLYRNIKPNLGRDKIPVIVYMLVILVMVWQGTNVWVASLPQFGIYIALGSFIFCVSDSLLAYGRFKGAIKYGNTLVLSSYYIAQTLIAYSAYLIIVN; from the coding sequence ATGCAAATATTATTCGCAGCTATCACACTTTCAGGGGTTATCCATATATGGTCTGACCATAATAATAGAAATATTGTTTCCATAATTTTTAAACCACTAACAATGCTTCTGATTATATCGATTCTTTTCCATACCACAATTTCATTTGAAGGCTATGGGCTATATATCTTGTTGGGATTGGTATTCTCGCTTTTGGGGGACATAATGCTTTTAAAACCATGGTATAAGTTTGAATTGGGGTTAGGGGCTTTTCTCATAGGCCATATTTTTTATATTATTGGTTTTACTAGTATTAATGGATTTAACGATGATATACTACCTTTGTTACCATTTGTTGCTTTTGTTATATGGCTGTATCGCAATATTAAACCAAACTTAGGGAGGGATAAAATTCCCGTTATTGTTTATATGTTAGTTATTTTGGTCATGGTTTGGCAGGGAACCAATGTTTGGGTGGCAAGTCTTCCACAATTTGGCATATATATAGCACTTGGATCATTCATATTTTGTGTATCTGACTCACTCTTGGCTTATGGCCGTTTTAAAGGAGCCATTAAATATGGAAATACCCTCGTATTAAGTTCTTATTATATAGCACAAACACTTATCGCATATTCAGCATACTTGATCATTGTGAACTAA
- a CDS encoding aminopeptidase P family protein, producing MFTANTYHNRRKVLSENLNEGLILLPGNNPVPMNYPSNWLRYRQDSNFLYYCGLDHPHINLVIDVKSGDSTLFGDNLSVDDIVWEGERTHISEMAKSAGIENCLPSSALQDFLKTKNKTIHCLPRYRDDQKLFLDGLLNGKTNGSSKELIQSVIQQRSIKTDEEINEIERGLEVTAELHKMAMRTTGPGVTEQFVVGQIEGNALSQGRRLAYPVIFSVRGEILHNNEYQNVMEAGQLTLNDSGAESPMHYASDITRTFPVNGKFTDRQKEIYQIVFDMQEASFTFCAPGKSYKDAHLEAATIAVRGLKELGLMKGNVEKAVEAGAHALFFPHGLGHMLGLDVHDMEGLGEDLVGYDENDDRSDQFGLAYLRLAKTLELGFVLTVEPGIYFIPHLIDQWQSENKHEEFINYNALDTYRDFGGIRIEDNIVITDDGYRILGPHIPRSIDEIEAIMGENNA from the coding sequence ATGTTTACAGCAAATACTTATCACAATAGACGAAAAGTCCTTTCTGAGAATCTCAATGAAGGATTAATCCTTTTACCGGGGAACAACCCAGTACCCATGAATTATCCATCCAATTGGCTGCGGTACCGACAAGACAGTAATTTTTTATATTATTGTGGATTGGATCATCCTCACATAAACTTGGTGATTGATGTTAAATCAGGTGATTCAACTCTTTTTGGTGATAACTTGAGTGTGGACGATATTGTATGGGAAGGTGAACGAACACATATTTCAGAAATGGCCAAATCGGCTGGTATAGAAAATTGTTTACCATCGAGTGCACTTCAAGATTTTCTTAAAACCAAAAATAAAACAATTCATTGTTTACCCCGTTATCGAGATGATCAAAAATTATTTCTAGACGGATTATTGAATGGTAAAACCAACGGATCTTCAAAAGAACTAATCCAATCTGTCATTCAACAACGATCTATTAAAACAGACGAAGAAATAAATGAAATTGAACGAGGTCTAGAAGTCACAGCCGAATTGCACAAAATGGCTATGCGTACAACTGGGCCCGGTGTGACAGAGCAATTTGTTGTCGGCCAGATTGAAGGTAATGCCCTTTCTCAAGGTAGAAGGTTAGCATATCCTGTAATTTTTTCAGTTCGGGGTGAGATTCTTCACAATAATGAATATCAAAATGTGATGGAAGCTGGGCAGTTGACATTGAATGATTCCGGCGCTGAGTCACCCATGCATTACGCTAGCGACATTACACGCACATTTCCAGTGAATGGCAAATTTACCGATAGACAAAAAGAAATCTATCAAATCGTATTTGATATGCAAGAAGCGTCGTTCACATTTTGCGCCCCTGGAAAATCTTACAAAGATGCCCATCTTGAGGCAGCAACAATTGCGGTTCGTGGATTGAAGGAATTAGGTCTCATGAAAGGTAATGTAGAAAAAGCAGTAGAAGCTGGCGCACATGCATTATTCTTTCCTCATGGGTTGGGTCACATGTTAGGATTAGACGTTCATGATATGGAAGGCCTCGGTGAAGATTTGGTTGGATATGATGAGAATGATGACCGCAGTGATCAGTTTGGATTAGCCTATTTACGATTGGCTAAAACGCTTGAACTGGGCTTTGTATTGACCGTCGAGCCGGGAATTTATTTTATTCCTCATTTGATTGATCAATGGCAGTCAGAAAATAAACATGAAGAATTTATTAATTACAATGCCCTGGATACTTACCGCGATTTTGGCGGTATCCGAATAGAAGACAATATTGTAATTACAGATGATGGCTATCGAATCCTTGGCCCTCATATCCCTCGTTCTATAGATGAAATTGAAGCCATTATGGGAGAAAATAATGCGTAA
- a CDS encoding phosphotransferase, with translation MITLFDTPPPRFLDDEIVKILLIDFNLIGDVNSLVSDRDQNFLIQSDNGSKYILKISNPAEEREILEMQNEATLFIRSKDSNLGVPLQIGEIKTIEKNGQSYFVRLLEYLDGQFLKDQILDDDTYEKLGEFLGRLNRDLNGFSHSAADRDFHWDSRALNLIHSRLQYLDEKSDEKTILHFLNQYKRHVSPHESQLRKMVIHNDGNDHNVVVNKNGETIGIIDFGDMVYSYQVAEPAVCMAYVGLGKSDPYRSMGQVLKGYHSKFSLNDAEIRSAIYLTCIRLCISVTMAAWRMKLYPENSYLAVSQDQAWELLRRMENEDLSIKSEEMVMNAQ, from the coding sequence ATGATAACTCTTTTTGATACACCTCCCCCAAGATTTCTTGATGATGAAATAGTAAAAATACTATTAATCGACTTTAATCTTATTGGAGATGTGAATTCGTTAGTTAGCGATCGGGATCAAAATTTTCTAATTCAATCTGATAATGGTTCAAAATATATTCTAAAAATTTCTAATCCTGCTGAAGAGCGAGAAATCCTTGAAATGCAAAATGAGGCTACTTTATTTATTCGTTCAAAAGATTCTAATTTGGGAGTTCCTTTGCAAATTGGGGAGATCAAAACGATTGAAAAAAATGGACAATCCTATTTCGTTCGATTATTGGAATATCTTGATGGTCAATTTTTAAAAGACCAAATTCTGGATGATGATACTTATGAAAAACTAGGTGAATTCTTGGGAAGATTAAATCGTGATTTGAATGGATTTTCACATTCGGCGGCGGATCGGGATTTTCATTGGGATTCACGAGCTTTAAATTTGATCCATTCGAGGTTACAATATTTAGATGAGAAATCAGATGAAAAGACAATCTTACATTTTTTAAATCAATATAAACGCCATGTGTCTCCCCATGAATCTCAATTAAGGAAAATGGTTATTCATAATGATGGGAATGACCATAATGTCGTGGTCAATAAAAATGGTGAAACAATTGGTATAATCGATTTTGGTGATATGGTTTATTCTTATCAAGTTGCAGAGCCTGCTGTTTGTATGGCTTATGTTGGCTTAGGGAAATCGGACCCATATCGATCCATGGGGCAAGTATTAAAAGGATATCATTCCAAATTTTCTTTAAATGATGCAGAAATAAGATCGGCGATTTATTTGACATGCATTCGTCTATGTATTTCTGTCACTATGGCGGCTTGGCGGATGAAGTTATATCCTGAAAATAGTTATTTAGCCGTTTCCCAGGATCAAGCTTGGGAATTGTTGAGAAGAATGGAAAATGAAGATTTAAGCATAAAATCAGAAGAAATGGTAATGAATGCTCAGTAG
- a CDS encoding aminotransferase class III-fold pyridoxal phosphate-dependent enzyme encodes MLSRDQISELRKKHLGPSFSISYNEPLHIVRGEGQYLFDAEGKRYLDAVNNIQHVGHCHPKVVNAAQKQYEKLNTNTRYLDETIVSYAKDLTNKLPDGLDVCFFTNSGSEANDLALRMARHYTQSKETIVLDAAYHGNLSSLIEISPYKHDGPGGAGAPVYVNTIPMPDSYRGKYRGNNATDGYVDEVEKAIKHIQKNGNNLPVFIVESLMGCGGQLVLPNGFLKRSFELVREAGGICIADEVQIGFGRMGSHFWGFETCHVIPDIVTMGKSMGNGHPLSAVVTTHEIAETFNNGMEYFNSFGGNPVSCAVGHAVLNVIEEEGLQQNAHDVGNYLINQLSKIDNSLIGQVRGQGLFIGIELVKDKDVLTPASNEADEIVNAMKKSGILMSTDGPDHNVLKIKPPIIFTRENADELVFNLTSIFNQIS; translated from the coding sequence ATGCTCAGTAGAGATCAAATTTCTGAATTGCGTAAAAAGCATTTAGGTCCATCTTTTAGTATCTCATATAATGAACCACTTCATATCGTTCGCGGAGAAGGTCAATATTTATTCGATGCAGAAGGGAAGCGGTATTTGGATGCTGTGAACAATATTCAACACGTGGGTCATTGTCATCCAAAAGTGGTGAATGCAGCACAAAAGCAATACGAAAAATTAAATACCAATACGCGTTACCTTGACGAAACCATAGTTAGTTACGCCAAGGATTTAACTAACAAATTACCTGATGGATTGGATGTCTGCTTTTTCACCAATTCCGGGAGTGAGGCCAATGACTTGGCTCTGCGCATGGCCCGCCATTATACCCAAAGTAAAGAAACAATTGTTTTAGATGCTGCCTATCATGGTAACCTGTCATCATTGATTGAGATTAGTCCTTATAAACATGATGGCCCAGGGGGCGCTGGGGCTCCCGTTTATGTCAATACAATTCCAATGCCGGATTCCTATCGAGGAAAATATCGTGGAAATAATGCAACCGATGGATATGTTGACGAAGTAGAAAAAGCGATTAAACATATTCAGAAAAATGGAAATAACCTGCCCGTATTTATTGTGGAATCACTCATGGGATGCGGTGGCCAATTGGTGTTACCAAATGGATTTTTAAAACGATCTTTCGAATTGGTACGGGAGGCCGGAGGCATTTGTATAGCTGATGAAGTGCAGATTGGATTTGGACGCATGGGATCCCATTTTTGGGGATTCGAAACTTGCCATGTCATTCCGGATATTGTAACAATGGGAAAATCCATGGGAAATGGTCATCCATTATCTGCAGTGGTTACAACACATGAGATTGCAGAAACCTTCAATAATGGTATGGAGTATTTTAATTCATTTGGCGGCAATCCCGTTTCATGTGCTGTGGGCCACGCCGTCCTTAATGTGATTGAAGAGGAAGGTCTACAGCAAAATGCTCATGATGTTGGAAATTATTTAATCAATCAGTTAAGCAAGATTGATAATTCTTTGATTGGACAAGTCCGTGGCCAAGGTCTTTTCATAGGTATTGAGTTGGTAAAGGACAAGGATGTATTAACTCCTGCTTCGAATGAAGCGGATGAAATTGTGAATGCCATGAAAAAATCTGGAATCTTGATGAGTACCGATGGTCCGGATCACAATGTATTAAAAATAAAACCACCAATAATTTTTACACGTGAAAATGCGGATGAATTGGTGTTTAATTTGACATCAATTTTTAACCAAATATCCTAA
- a CDS encoding DUF4981 domain-containing protein: MKKYSIQFIAVLTVFWFGCENKQQFEWEDPTVFQINQEPPRAHFFPYESEAFAQLNDHGQSKYFQSLNGIWKFNFSPNPDGRPKNFYKSNYDDTNWSDIKVPGSWEMQGWSVPIYLDEEYPFTPNPPFVPHNFNAVGSYRKSFAIPKGWDGRHIFLRFGSVRSAFYLWINGEKVGYTQGSKTPAEFDITDFIQEGENNASVEVYRFSDGSYLEGQDTWRVSGLERDVYLYARSKTRITDFFVNADLDSTFKTGLFSVSVDVMDQTTFDETLTVRAKLVEPLRRNRVVFDSTKTVSVDSLSSIHIASIVKRVKTWTAEEPNLYQLQLSLINNAGQVIEAFTQQVGFRKVEIKDGNLRVNGIPIMFRGVNRHEWDPIVGRSISEASMIKDIQIMKQHNINAVRASHYPNQERWYELCNEYGLYVIDEANIEAHGMRFHQNGFEEITNDTTWTAQWLDRGNRMFERDKNQPSIIMWSMGNEAGDGQNFVELYKSLKQKDPSRPVVYEPALQENHSDVYFPMYDTIEEISAYAETNPDRPLILCEFAHAMGNSVGNLIDYWDTFEKYESLQGGFIWDWVDQTILKTDSSGNEYWAYGGDFGTEFVENDSNFCANGLVAADRSLNPHILEVKKVYQPIRFKANNLKRGRVRVTNDYDFVNLSDLTFSWLIKGDDKTVSSGKFGTLDLDPGESRTLQFNLSNIRPKPGVRYYLTVQAKTKYKKPLVPRNHMVAWDQFELPIYREALAQDPTTLPSLNLFKNDLGVEIYGKGFKVKFSRESGQISEYEVNGESLLTTPAEANFWRAPNDNDLGNGMPGRTQIWKNAGTRMNTKVVYSTLKNNTAEVLLISEDSLSSTTITSQYYVYGNGVIKVAQKINISDTTQSEIPRIGMRLSLPGSFNKVEWFGRGPHESYWDRKTSAAVGHYSGSVWEQSFAYVRPQETGNKTDVHWMALTNGKQGLMAKGIPTFDGSVHQYPYSDLDYITASQRHGKIHLVEKNHTDWLIDFKQMGVGGDNSWGAKPHDKYTLYPGEYSYSFILIPFMEGDDLSTLSKTSIK, encoded by the coding sequence ATGAAAAAATATTCAATTCAATTTATAGCAGTTTTAACTGTTTTCTGGTTCGGTTGTGAAAATAAACAGCAATTTGAATGGGAAGACCCCACTGTTTTTCAAATCAATCAGGAACCACCGCGGGCGCACTTTTTCCCATATGAATCTGAAGCATTCGCCCAGTTAAATGATCACGGCCAGTCCAAATATTTTCAATCTTTAAATGGAATTTGGAAATTCAATTTTTCACCGAATCCTGATGGCAGACCAAAAAATTTCTATAAATCCAATTATGATGATACGAATTGGTCCGATATAAAAGTCCCAGGAAGTTGGGAAATGCAGGGCTGGTCCGTTCCCATTTATTTAGATGAGGAATATCCATTTACACCCAATCCTCCATTTGTACCTCACAACTTCAATGCAGTTGGATCTTATCGGAAATCCTTTGCCATCCCTAAGGGGTGGGATGGTCGTCATATCTTTTTACGGTTTGGGAGTGTTCGATCGGCATTCTATCTTTGGATTAATGGTGAAAAGGTTGGTTATACCCAAGGATCAAAAACACCGGCAGAATTTGATATTACCGATTTTATTCAAGAGGGTGAAAATAATGCATCCGTGGAGGTGTACCGCTTTTCTGATGGATCCTATTTGGAAGGTCAGGATACATGGCGGGTGAGTGGACTAGAGCGTGATGTTTATCTTTATGCCCGTTCAAAAACCCGGATTACAGATTTTTTTGTAAATGCGGATTTGGATTCAACTTTTAAAACAGGATTGTTTTCGGTCAGTGTAGATGTAATGGATCAAACCACTTTTGATGAAACCCTGACCGTTCGCGCCAAATTGGTTGAGCCCCTCCGACGAAATCGGGTGGTATTTGATTCCACAAAAACAGTTTCAGTCGATTCCTTGAGTTCAATTCATATCGCTTCAATTGTGAAACGGGTGAAAACATGGACAGCGGAAGAACCAAACCTATACCAGCTTCAACTCTCATTAATAAATAATGCCGGACAAGTTATCGAAGCGTTCACCCAACAAGTGGGATTCAGAAAAGTTGAAATAAAAGATGGAAATCTTAGAGTTAATGGAATTCCCATAATGTTTAGAGGCGTAAATCGTCATGAATGGGATCCGATCGTGGGGCGATCCATTTCGGAAGCATCCATGATAAAAGATATTCAAATAATGAAGCAGCATAATATAAATGCTGTCCGCGCTTCTCACTATCCCAATCAGGAACGTTGGTACGAATTGTGCAATGAATATGGATTGTATGTTATTGACGAAGCCAATATTGAAGCTCACGGAATGCGATTCCACCAAAATGGATTTGAAGAAATTACCAATGATACTACATGGACAGCTCAATGGTTGGATCGTGGTAACCGCATGTTTGAAAGAGATAAGAATCAGCCATCCATTATTATGTGGTCCATGGGGAATGAAGCTGGTGATGGGCAAAACTTTGTAGAATTATATAAATCATTAAAACAAAAAGATCCGTCCCGTCCGGTAGTTTATGAACCGGCGTTACAGGAAAATCATTCTGATGTTTATTTTCCTATGTATGATACTATTGAAGAAATTTCTGCCTATGCAGAAACCAATCCTGATCGTCCATTGATCTTGTGTGAATTCGCCCATGCCATGGGAAATAGCGTAGGAAATCTTATAGATTATTGGGATACCTTTGAAAAATACGAATCACTCCAAGGCGGTTTTATTTGGGATTGGGTGGATCAAACCATTTTAAAAACTGATTCATCCGGTAATGAATACTGGGCTTATGGTGGCGATTTTGGGACAGAATTCGTTGAGAATGATTCCAATTTTTGCGCCAATGGGCTGGTGGCTGCCGACCGTAGTTTGAATCCCCATATACTTGAAGTCAAAAAAGTATATCAACCTATTCGATTTAAAGCAAACAACCTGAAAAGGGGAAGAGTCCGCGTTACTAATGATTATGATTTCGTTAATCTGAGTGACCTCACTTTTTCATGGTTAATTAAGGGAGATGATAAAACTGTTTCTTCCGGGAAGTTTGGCACACTTGATTTGGATCCGGGTGAATCTAGAACACTCCAATTTAATTTGTCTAATATTCGTCCCAAACCAGGTGTACGTTATTATCTCACCGTTCAAGCCAAAACAAAATATAAAAAACCATTGGTGCCCAGAAATCATATGGTTGCTTGGGATCAATTTGAGTTACCCATTTACCGTGAAGCATTGGCCCAAGATCCAACAACATTACCATCATTGAATTTATTTAAAAATGATTTGGGTGTCGAAATATATGGTAAAGGATTTAAAGTTAAATTCAGTCGGGAATCAGGGCAAATCAGCGAATATGAGGTTAATGGTGAATCCTTATTAACTACACCGGCAGAGGCCAACTTTTGGCGGGCACCCAATGATAATGATCTCGGTAATGGTATGCCGGGACGAACACAAATTTGGAAAAATGCAGGCACTCGGATGAATACCAAAGTGGTTTACAGCACTCTAAAAAATAATACTGCAGAAGTACTTTTGATAAGCGAGGATTCACTCAGTAGTACTACAATCACATCCCAATATTATGTCTATGGAAATGGCGTTATAAAAGTGGCTCAAAAAATCAATATTTCTGATACAACCCAATCGGAAATTCCGCGTATTGGAATGCGTTTATCTCTTCCCGGTTCATTCAATAAGGTAGAATGGTTTGGGCGTGGCCCCCATGAATCCTACTGGGATCGGAAAACTTCTGCTGCAGTTGGTCATTATTCCGGAAGTGTGTGGGAACAATCTTTTGCATATGTCCGCCCTCAGGAGACAGGAAATAAAACGGATGTCCACTGGATGGCCCTAACCAATGGGAAACAAGGTTTAATGGCTAAAGGGATACCTACCTTTGATGGTAGCGTTCACCAATATCCTTATTCCGATTTGGATTATATTACAGCGAGCCAACGCCATGGTAAGATTCATCTAGTCGAAAAAAATCATACAGACTGGCTCATAGATTTTAAACAAATGGGCGTTGGCGGCGATAACAGTTGGGGTGCAAAACCTCATGATAAGTACACACTTTATCCCGGTGAGTATAGTTATTCTTTTATTCTTATCCCCTTTATGGAAGGTGACGATTTAT